In Nicotiana tabacum cultivar K326 chromosome 21, ASM71507v2, whole genome shotgun sequence, one DNA window encodes the following:
- the LOC107809884 gene encoding putative disease resistance RPP13-like protein 3, whose product MRLMNFDKSWSLLYKKVFAKDNFPPEFEQLGKLIALKCRGLPLAIVVIAGLLSKIGKTLNEWKSIAENVSSVVSVDLDVHCIRVLALSYHHLPHHLKACFLYFAIFPEDKLIFVNEVMELWVVEGFLKIEETKNIEEVAEECLKDLIDRSLIFIHHLSFDGNIQCCGMHDVTQTRELCLREARNLKFVNVINGKNDQNPCAQSMHFSSKSRGRISIKDVNTEDIARCHCNEARSIFVFYRYLKPDLLRFKLVRVLDLASLTCLTFPSWILDLIHLKYLTFPSWIQAWIPSSVDIPPSISSLRYLQTFILKLGNPEASHHFILPSEILTRPQLRHLCFDWNYIYYVEPTEKSLVLKNLRCLSGWNPFYCTSSVFRLMPNLKKLHICGVHQDYRCRSNDTVFQDLCYLDQLQELKFQIKTVYKKEEIAHRVGHPSRGILKRFPPLLLSPSSIRCFSTKP is encoded by the coding sequence ATGCGCCTCATGAATTTTGATAAAAGTTGGAGTTTATTGTACAAAAAGGTATTTGCGAAAGACAACTTCCCCCCTGAATTTGAACAACTTGGTAAACTAATTGCATTAAAATGCAGAGGATTGCCTCTAGCTATTGTTGTGATTGCTGGACTTCTCTCCAAAATTGGTAAAACATTGAATGAGTGGAAAAGTATTGCCGAGAATGTAAGTTCAGTGGTAAGTGTAGATCTTGATGTCCATTGCATAAGAGTGTTGGCTTTAAGTTACCATCACCTGCCACATCACCTAAAAGCATGCTTTTTGTATTTTGCAATCTTCCCCGAGGATAAATTGATTTTTGTCAATGAAGTTATGGAATTATGGGTTGTGGAGggatttttgaagatagaagagACGAAAAACATTGAAGAAGTTGCGGAAGAATGTCTAAAAGATCTTATAGATAGAAGTTTAATTTTCATTCACCATTTGAGTTTTGATGGAAATATCCAATGTTGCGGAATGCATGATGTGACCCAGACCCGTGAACTCTGCTTGAGAGAAGCTCGAAACTTAAAGTTTGTGAATGTTATCAACGGAAAGAATGATCAAAATCCATGTGCACAATCCATGCATTTTTCCTCTAAGAGTCGAGGGCGGATCAGTATTAAAGATGTTAATACTGAAGATATAGCTAGGTGCCATTGTAATGAGGCCCGCtctattttcgttttttatagaTACCTTAAGCCAGACCTATTACGTTTCAAGCTAGTGAGAGTCCTAGATCTTGCTTCATTGACGTGTTTAACTTTTCCCAGTTGGATACTTGATTTAATCCACTTGAAATACCTAACTTTTCCCAGTTGGATACAGGCTTGGATTCCCTCTTCAGTAGACATTCCTCCATCAATATCTAGCCTACGTTATCTGCAAACTTTCATACTTAAGCTTGGGAATCCTGAGGCCTCGCATCATTTCATATTACCATCAGAAATTTTGACAAGGCCGCAATTGAGGCACCTCTGTTTCGACTGGAATTACATATATTATGTTGAGCCTACAGAGAAAagtttggttttgaaaaatttgCGATGTCTCTCCGGGTGGAATCCTTTTTATTGTACTTCGTCAGTCTTTAGACTAATGCCCAACTTAAAGAAGTTACACATATGTGGGGTCCACCAGGACTACAGATGTAGAAGCAACGACACGGTCTTTCAGGATCTTTGCTACTTAGATCAGCTCCAAGAATTGAAATTTCAGATCAAAACAGTGTATAAAAAGGAAGAGATAGCTCACCGAGTTGGTCATCCAAGTAGGGGAATATTGAAAAGATTTCCACCTTTGCTCCTTAGTCCTTCCTCCATCAGATGCTTTTCCACAAAACCTTAA